From Micromonospora nigra, one genomic window encodes:
- a CDS encoding DUF402 domain-containing protein — protein MPSDVVRVIYRKYDGSAHRDYPARRLAEDDLGVWLGVTAGTSSVYHGRPSVEQIPFVLLVPHRAWWTGMFNPPPRTSEVYCDIASPARWESDDVVHLVDLDLDVVRRRGTGLVELRDEDEFAEHRARFGYPDDLVVEAETAARWLLGALGDGTEPFASSYRKWLALVV, from the coding sequence ATGCCGAGCGACGTGGTCCGCGTGATCTACCGCAAGTACGACGGCAGCGCCCACCGCGACTACCCGGCCCGCCGCCTGGCCGAGGACGATCTCGGCGTGTGGCTCGGGGTCACCGCCGGCACCAGCTCCGTCTACCACGGCCGGCCGTCGGTCGAGCAGATCCCGTTCGTGCTCCTGGTGCCCCACCGGGCCTGGTGGACGGGCATGTTCAACCCGCCCCCGCGAACCAGCGAGGTCTACTGCGACATCGCCAGCCCGGCGCGCTGGGAGAGCGACGACGTCGTCCACCTGGTCGACCTCGACCTGGACGTGGTGCGCCGGCGCGGCACCGGCCTGGTCGAGCTGCGCGACGAGGACGAGTTCGCCGAGCACCGGGCCCGGTTCGGCTATCCGGACGACCTGGTGGTCGAGGCCGAGACGGCGGCCCGCTGGCTGCTCGGGGCGCTCGGCGACGGCACGGAGCCGTTCGCCAGCTCGTACCGCAAGTGGCTCGCCCTGGTGGTCTGA
- a CDS encoding ATP-dependent DNA helicase, whose protein sequence is MGDVATRWRGGGGVGAGGYRRTVTPLRTATGSASPSSRPRGRRRGDRPSGAELLAAAVGAVPGGAARPGQQQMAEAIEECVRDREHLLVQAGTGTGKSLAYLAPALTVDGPVVVSTATLALQSQLVEHDLPRLADAVEPLLGRRPTFAVLKGRHHYLCLARLDGSTEAEPEDTLFDAPAPRAGGGTKWLGEAGRLGRQVQRLRDWAMETDTGDRDELDPGVDEQAWRLVSMPARECVGAARCAFGAECFAEASRARAREADIVVTNHSLLAVDMLAGRHIVPPHRLLVVDEAHELADRVSSAAQAELVPELIDRSARRARPLLRPETADALTAAGDALAVGLAEAPVGRLTGELPGPLREACTLLDAATRAALDAVGDVKADDPDPVRKQQAKAVLDELSTTAQRLLEEADHDVAWVERNDTTGRRALVVAPLSVAGTLATHLYEDRTVVATSATLTLGGRFDTVARALGLEAPAAAPPSPAAAALAASTARPDPGGGHLPAAGGAAGPGPATSGPGWRSLDVGSPFDYARQGILYVAAHLPRPSVSGLPDAAGEELLALVTALGGRTLGLFSSRRAAQQAAELLRARTDLPVLLQGEEALPLLVRRFREERSSCLFGVMSLWQGVDVPGDSCQLVVIDRLPFPRPDEPLAAARAAAVDANGGSGFAAVSVPIAAVRLAQGVGRLIRATGDRGVVAVLDSRLETARGYGPFLRRSLPPFWYTTRPEVARGALTRLAAS, encoded by the coding sequence ATCGGGGACGTCGCCACGCGGTGGCGCGGCGGGGGCGGTGTCGGGGCCGGCGGGTACCGTCGCACGGTGACTCCGCTGCGCACCGCCACCGGCTCCGCCTCCCCGTCGAGCCGGCCCCGGGGCCGGCGTCGGGGTGACCGGCCGAGCGGGGCCGAGCTGCTCGCCGCCGCGGTCGGCGCGGTGCCCGGCGGCGCGGCGCGGCCCGGCCAGCAGCAGATGGCGGAGGCCATCGAGGAGTGCGTCCGGGACCGGGAACACCTGCTGGTGCAGGCCGGCACCGGCACCGGCAAGTCGCTGGCCTACCTCGCCCCCGCCCTGACCGTCGACGGGCCGGTGGTGGTCTCCACCGCCACCCTGGCACTACAGTCCCAGCTCGTCGAGCACGACCTGCCCCGGCTGGCCGACGCCGTCGAGCCGCTGCTCGGGCGACGACCCACCTTCGCGGTGCTCAAGGGCCGGCACCACTACCTGTGCCTGGCCCGCCTCGACGGCTCCACCGAGGCGGAACCGGAGGACACCCTCTTCGACGCCCCGGCACCCAGGGCGGGCGGCGGCACGAAGTGGCTCGGCGAGGCCGGCCGGCTCGGCAGGCAGGTGCAACGGCTGCGCGACTGGGCGATGGAGACCGACACCGGCGACCGTGACGAACTCGACCCGGGTGTCGACGAGCAGGCCTGGCGGCTGGTCTCCATGCCGGCCCGCGAGTGCGTCGGTGCCGCCCGCTGCGCGTTCGGCGCGGAGTGCTTCGCCGAGGCGTCCCGGGCCCGCGCGCGTGAGGCCGACATCGTGGTCACCAACCACAGCCTGCTCGCGGTCGACATGCTCGCCGGCCGGCACATCGTCCCCCCGCACAGGCTGCTGGTCGTGGACGAGGCCCACGAGCTGGCCGACCGGGTCTCGTCGGCCGCCCAGGCCGAGCTGGTGCCCGAACTGATCGACCGGTCCGCCCGGCGGGCCCGCCCGTTGCTGCGACCGGAGACCGCCGACGCGCTCACCGCGGCCGGCGACGCGCTGGCGGTGGGGCTGGCCGAAGCGCCCGTCGGACGGCTCACCGGCGAGCTGCCGGGGCCGTTGCGCGAGGCGTGCACCCTGCTGGACGCGGCCACCCGCGCCGCGCTCGACGCTGTCGGCGACGTGAAGGCCGACGACCCGGATCCGGTGCGTAAGCAGCAGGCCAAGGCCGTCCTCGACGAGTTGTCCACGACCGCCCAGCGGCTGCTGGAGGAGGCCGACCACGACGTGGCCTGGGTGGAACGCAACGACACCACGGGTCGCCGTGCGCTGGTCGTGGCCCCCCTGTCGGTGGCCGGCACCCTCGCCACCCACCTGTACGAGGACCGCACGGTCGTCGCCACCTCCGCGACGCTGACGCTGGGCGGCCGGTTCGACACGGTGGCCCGCGCGCTGGGCCTGGAGGCACCCGCCGCCGCCCCGCCGTCACCGGCCGCCGCCGCCCTGGCGGCCTCGACCGCCCGGCCGGACCCCGGCGGGGGTCACCTGCCGGCCGCCGGCGGGGCGGCGGGTCCGGGGCCGGCGACCTCGGGACCGGGCTGGCGGTCGCTGGACGTGGGCTCGCCGTTCGACTACGCGCGGCAGGGCATCCTGTACGTCGCCGCCCACCTGCCCCGGCCCAGTGTCTCCGGTCTGCCGGACGCGGCCGGGGAGGAACTGCTCGCGCTGGTCACCGCGCTCGGCGGGCGTACCCTCGGGCTCTTCTCCTCACGGCGGGCCGCCCAGCAGGCGGCGGAGCTGCTGCGCGCGCGGACCGACCTGCCGGTGCTGTTGCAGGGCGAGGAGGCGCTGCCGCTGCTGGTCCGCCGGTTCCGGGAGGAGCGGTCGAGCTGCCTGTTCGGCGTCATGTCCCTGTGGCAGGGGGTGGACGTGCCGGGCGACTCCTGCCAGCTCGTGGTCATCGACCGGCTGCCGTTCCCCCGGCCCGACGAACCGCTGGCCGCTGCCCGCGCCGCCGCCGTCGACGCCAACGGCGGGTCGGGTTTCGCGGCGGTCAGCGTGCCGATCGCCGCAGTCCGGCTCGCGCAGGGTGTGGGCCGGCTGATCCGGGCCACCGGCGACCGGGGGGTGGTGGCGGTGCTCGACTCCCGGCTGGAGACCGCTCGGGGGTACGGGCCCTTCCTGCGCCGCTCCCTGCCGCCGTTCTGGTACACGACCCGCCCCGAGGTGGCGCGCGGCGCGCTGACCCGCCTCGCCGCTTCCTGA
- a CDS encoding AI-2E family transporter has product MNRFERMRGRLRRAYESGREAVRAGRARPPDVPEPARTASPSSPGPTAPPTATVVEGEPQESAHHSTASRDDADVPHALRIAAAWSWRLIVIGVVFWALMEVVSTISIVIIPLAVAMLLSALLAPAVGWLLRARLPRSLATAVVLVGGLAGVVGTLTLVVNEFIQGVPELSEKSSQGLRQIQDWLRTGPLHLSDNQLDRYLDEAQQWVNNNTERFTSGALSTATTLAEVLTGALLVLFATFFFLRDGSMIWRFLVRLLPVAARWKVDDAGRAAWSTLVAYVRATVLVAFIDAVGIGIFLVIFDVPFAFPLAALVFLGAFIPIVGATLSGGVAVLVALVDSGAVTALIILGAVIGVQQLEGNVLQPLIMGRAVAIHPLAVIIGLTAGVVLAGITGALVAVPLIAVLNTAIRRLSARSVPDTPPDAVVVAAQSP; this is encoded by the coding sequence TTGAACCGCTTCGAGCGGATGCGTGGGCGGCTGCGCCGCGCCTACGAGTCGGGACGGGAGGCGGTACGTGCCGGGCGGGCGCGACCGCCGGACGTGCCGGAGCCGGCCAGGACGGCGTCGCCCAGCTCGCCGGGGCCGACCGCGCCGCCCACGGCGACCGTGGTGGAAGGCGAGCCCCAGGAATCGGCGCACCACTCGACCGCCAGCCGGGACGACGCGGACGTGCCGCACGCCCTGCGGATCGCCGCCGCCTGGTCGTGGCGGCTGATCGTCATCGGCGTCGTCTTCTGGGCGCTGATGGAGGTGGTCAGCACCATCAGCATCGTGATCATCCCGTTGGCGGTCGCGATGCTGTTGTCGGCGTTGCTCGCGCCGGCGGTGGGCTGGTTGCTGCGGGCCCGGCTGCCCCGGTCCCTGGCGACGGCCGTGGTGCTGGTCGGCGGCCTGGCCGGGGTGGTCGGCACGCTGACCCTGGTGGTCAACGAGTTCATCCAGGGCGTGCCGGAGCTGAGCGAGAAGTCCTCGCAGGGCCTGCGGCAGATCCAGGACTGGCTCAGGACCGGGCCGCTGCACCTGTCCGACAACCAGCTCGACCGCTATCTCGACGAGGCCCAGCAGTGGGTCAACAACAACACCGAACGGTTCACCAGCGGAGCGCTCTCCACGGCGACGACCCTGGCCGAGGTGCTGACCGGCGCACTGCTGGTGCTCTTCGCGACCTTCTTCTTCCTTCGCGACGGCTCCATGATCTGGCGCTTCCTGGTCCGGCTGCTGCCGGTCGCCGCGCGCTGGAAGGTCGACGACGCCGGCCGAGCAGCGTGGTCCACCCTGGTCGCCTACGTACGGGCGACCGTGCTGGTGGCCTTCATCGACGCGGTCGGCATCGGCATCTTCCTGGTCATCTTCGACGTTCCGTTCGCCTTCCCGCTGGCCGCGCTGGTCTTCCTCGGCGCGTTCATCCCGATCGTCGGCGCGACCCTGTCGGGCGGCGTGGCGGTGCTGGTCGCGTTGGTCGACAGCGGGGCGGTGACCGCACTGATCATCCTCGGCGCGGTGATCGGCGTGCAGCAGTTGGAGGGAAACGTCCTCCAGCCACTGATCATGGGCCGCGCGGTCGCCATCCACCCCCTCGCGGTGATCATCGGTCTGACCGCCGGGGTGGTGCTCGCCGGGATCACCGGGGCGCTCGTCGCGGTGCCGCTGATCGCGGTCCTCAACACGGCGATCCGCCGCCTCTCCGCCCGGAGCGTCCCCGACACCCCACCCGACGCCGTGGTCGTCGCCGCGCAGTCTCCCTGA
- a CDS encoding GroES family chaperonin — MTADPNLDTGLPIRLLHDRVLVRTEGGEGERRSTAGIVIPATAAVGRRLAWATAVGVGPNVRSIVSGDRVLFDPDDRSEVELHGQGYVLLRERDVHAVAAERVDNDATGLYL; from the coding sequence GTGACCGCCGACCCGAATCTCGACACCGGCCTGCCGATCCGCCTGCTGCACGACCGCGTGCTGGTGCGGACGGAGGGCGGCGAGGGTGAGCGCCGTTCCACCGCCGGCATCGTCATCCCGGCCACCGCCGCCGTGGGCAGACGTCTGGCCTGGGCCACCGCCGTGGGCGTCGGACCGAACGTGCGGTCCATCGTCTCCGGCGACCGGGTGCTCTTCGACCCCGACGACCGCTCCGAGGTCGAGTTGCACGGCCAGGGGTACGTCCTGCTGCGCGAACGCGACGTGCACGCCGTGGCCGCCGAGCGCGTCGACAACGACGCCACCGGCCTCTATCTCTGA
- a CDS encoding PrsW family intramembrane metalloprotease — translation MADTPTGAPLPPSPSVPAVPQPGGPAPRMPLRRLGWRRALVLTGVVLLIAACALFMVFTLGASLGAEALVIGLIAAMLPVPVLVACFLWLDRYEPEPLKYLVFCFAWGAFVSTAASLTVNETAAGFFEDQGLPVALTAVLVAPFIEELTKALGPILLLVFRRREFSGITDALVYCGLSAVGFAMVENILYLGGYGYASGAEQYGPATGAQQVIAIFIVRILLFGFAHPLFTSMTAVGLGIAARTADRRVRVLAPVAGLLLAMMLHGTWNLLPTLTQATGEALISVVGFVGVMAPIFFGMVGLAVWLRAWEGRLTERILPDYVRAGWLTPPEVAALSSLGRRHAARTWARRVAGDPGVRAMRGYQFAATRLALLRDGVHRGLDRRPVDRERTAREERELLEAISAYRTFFVGRDPQAPVGIWDGRRYHLRFPDGSQRAVEAPDEPVVPIPVVLPPPPPAYPAGYGPPGWYGPPPAAPWRPGQP, via the coding sequence ATGGCCGACACCCCGACCGGCGCACCCCTGCCGCCGTCGCCCAGCGTTCCCGCCGTCCCGCAGCCGGGTGGCCCCGCCCCCCGGATGCCGCTGCGGCGGCTCGGCTGGCGGCGTGCCCTGGTGCTGACGGGGGTGGTGCTCCTGATCGCCGCCTGTGCGTTGTTCATGGTCTTCACCCTCGGCGCGAGCCTCGGCGCGGAGGCGCTGGTGATCGGCCTGATCGCCGCGATGCTGCCGGTTCCGGTGCTGGTCGCCTGTTTCCTCTGGCTCGACCGCTACGAACCGGAACCACTGAAGTATCTGGTCTTCTGCTTCGCCTGGGGCGCGTTCGTCTCCACGGCCGCCTCGCTGACCGTCAACGAGACGGCGGCCGGGTTCTTCGAGGACCAGGGGCTGCCCGTCGCGCTCACCGCCGTGCTGGTCGCCCCGTTCATCGAGGAGTTGACCAAGGCGCTCGGGCCGATCCTGCTGCTGGTGTTCCGCCGCCGGGAGTTCTCGGGCATCACCGACGCGCTCGTCTACTGCGGGCTCTCGGCGGTCGGCTTCGCGATGGTGGAGAACATCCTCTACCTCGGCGGCTACGGCTACGCCTCCGGTGCGGAGCAGTACGGCCCCGCCACCGGCGCCCAGCAGGTCATCGCGATCTTCATCGTCCGGATCCTGCTGTTCGGCTTCGCCCACCCGTTGTTCACCTCGATGACGGCGGTGGGACTGGGCATCGCGGCGCGGACGGCGGACCGCCGGGTCCGGGTGCTCGCCCCGGTCGCCGGTCTGCTGCTGGCGATGATGCTGCACGGCACGTGGAACCTGCTGCCGACGCTCACCCAGGCCACCGGCGAGGCGTTGATCTCGGTGGTCGGGTTCGTCGGCGTGATGGCGCCGATCTTCTTCGGCATGGTGGGGCTGGCGGTCTGGTTGCGCGCCTGGGAGGGCCGGCTCACCGAGCGGATCCTGCCCGACTACGTGCGCGCCGGCTGGCTCACCCCGCCGGAGGTGGCGGCGCTGAGCAGCCTCGGCCGCCGGCACGCTGCCCGGACCTGGGCGCGGCGGGTGGCCGGCGACCCGGGGGTACGGGCGATGCGCGGTTACCAGTTCGCCGCGACCCGGCTGGCCCTGCTGCGGGACGGCGTGCACCGGGGGCTGGACCGTCGACCCGTCGACCGGGAACGGACGGCGCGGGAGGAACGGGAGCTGCTGGAGGCGATCAGCGCGTACCGGACGTTCTTCGTCGGCCGGGACCCGCAGGCACCGGTCGGGATCTGGGACGGCCGGCGCTACCACCTGCGCTTTCCCGACGGCTCGCAGCGGGCGGTGGAGGCCCCCGACGAGCCGGTGGTGCCGATCCCGGTGGTGCTGCCCCCGCCACCGCCGGCGTATCCGGCCGGGTACGGTCCGCCCGGCTGGTACGGCCCGCCGCCGGCCGCCCCGTGGCGGCCCGGCCAGCCCTGA